The following proteins are encoded in a genomic region of Ananas comosus cultivar F153 linkage group 25, ASM154086v1, whole genome shotgun sequence:
- the LOC109729012 gene encoding puromycin-sensitive aminopeptidase isoform X1 translates to MGVSLEMARLIVPCKGSSLVKTRFLGMFSSFNFQLTTRSLSSHLPIKSCSKGVHSSSHLNIRKADAHLRRSLVLSSSPRVKLVSKRLICSVATKPQPSQIEEPEMDTPKEIFLKDYKMPDYLFDTVDLRFQLGEDKTIVSSKIAVLPRVEGISCPLVLHGRDVKLLSIKLDGKELKGEEYKLDSRYLTLTSPPSSAFTLEIITEIYPQNNTSLEGLYKTSGNFCTQCEAEGFRKITFYQDRPDVMAKYTCWIEADKSLYPVLLSNGNLVEQGDLENGKHYVLWEDPFKKPSYLFALVAGQLESREDSFVTCSGRKVALRIWTPAQDVPKTAHAMYSLKAAMKWDEEVFGLEYDLDLFNIVAVPDFNMGAMENKSLNIFNSKLVLASPETASDGDYAAILGVIGHEYFHNWTGNRVTCRDWFQLSLKEGLTVFRDQEFSSDLGSRTVKRIADVSRLRNYQFPQDAGPMAHPVRPHSYIKMDNFYTVTVYEKGAEVVRMYKTLLGSSGFRKGMDLYFQRHDGQAVTCEDFYAAMRDANSADFSNFLLWYSQAGTPSVKVTTSYDPNAQTFTLKFSQEVPPTPGQPVKEPMLIPVAVGLLDSTGKDMPLSFIYNNGNLQALKNGNQPVFTTVLQVKKKEEEFVFSDIPERPIPSLLRGFSAPIRLDSDLMDSDLFFLLAHDSDEFNRWEAGQVLARKLMLNLVADYQQNKSLVLNPNFVDGIRSILCNSSLDKEFISKAITLPGEGEIMDMMAVADPDAVHAVRTFIKKQLALQLKEEFLATLKNNRSSEPYVFDHPSMARRALKNTSLAYLASLNEPELTELALNEYKSATNMTEQFAALAAIAQNPGQVRDDVLADFYNKWQDDFLVVNKWFALQAMSDIPGNVANVQKLLSHPAFDLRNPNKVYSLIGGFCGSPVNFHAKDGSGYKFLGDVVLQLDKINPQVASRMVSAFSRWRRYDETRQTLAKAQLEMIMSANGLSENVYEIASKSLAA, encoded by the exons ATGGGGGTTTCACTCGAAATGGCTCGTTTGATAGTTCCGTGCAAAGGTTCGAGTTTGGTAAAGACACGGTTTCTGGGCATGTTCTCGTCCTTTAAT TTTCAACTTACAACCCGCAGTTTGTCTTCACATTTACCAATAAAGAGTTGCTCAAAGGGAGTTCACTCTAGCAGTCATTTGAACATCAGGAAGGCG GATGCCCATTTGAGGAGATCTCTGGTTCTGTCGTCTTCACCT AGGGTAAAACTAGTCAGCAAGAGATTAATTTGTTCAGTTGCAACAAAGCCGCAGCCTTCCCAAATTGAAGAACCTGAAATGGATACTCCAAAAGAGATTTTCTTGAAGGATTACAAGATGCCTGACTATCTGTTTGACACG GTGGATCTGAGATTTCAGCTTGGCGAAGACAAAACTATAGTTTCGTCAAAAATAGCTGTTTTACCCAGAGTTGAAG GTATTTCTTGTCCTCTGGTTCTGCATGGGCGTGACGTAAAGCTATTGTCAATCAAACTTGACGGCAAGGAGCTGAAG GGGGAAGAATATAAATTGGACTCACGCTATCTGACTTTGACATCACCGCCTAGTTCTGCATTTACACTGGAGATTATTACAGAAATATATCCTCAGAACAATACATCCTTGGAG gGTTTATACAAGACCTCTGGTAATTTCTGTACCCAATGTGAGGCAGAAGGATTCAGGAAAATCACTTTTTATCAG GATCGCCCTGATGTGATGGCGAAATATACTTGTTGGATTGAAGCTGACAAATCACTCTATCCGGTACTATTATCAAATGGAAATCTTGTAGAACAAGGTGACCTCGAG AATGGCAAACATTATGTGCTTTGGGAGGATCCCTTCAAGAAACCCAGCTATTTGTTTGCATTAGTTGCTGGTCAATTGGAAAGCAGAGAAGACTCATTTGTGACTTGTTCTGGTCGGAAAGTAGCATTGAGAATCTGGACCCCTGCACAGGATGTACCAAAAACTGCCCATGCTATGTATTCTCTGAAGGCAGCAATGAAGTGGGACGAAGAA GTTTTTGGTCTTGAGTATGATCTTGACTTGTTCAACATTGTTGCTGTTCCTGATTTTAACAT GGGGGCCATGGAAAACAAGAGTTTGAAC ATATTTAATTCTAAGCTTGTCTTAGCATCGCCTGAAACTGCTTCAGATGGAGACTATGCTGCAATTTTGGGAGTTATCGGTCATGAG TATTTTCACAATTGGACTGGAAATCG AGTAACATGTCGAGATTGGTTCCAACTAAGTCTCAAAGAAGGTCTGACCGTCTTTAGAGATCAG GAATTTTCATCTGACTTGGGTAGTCGTACAGTTAAACGCATAGCTGATGTTTCAAGGCTGCGAAATTACCAGTTTCCACAG GATGCTGGCCCGATGGCACACCCTGTTCGACCACATTCATACATCAAG ATGGACAACTTCTATACAG TTACG GTTTATGAGAAG GGTGCCGAAGTTGTTAGAATGTACAAAACCTTGCTTGGGAGTTCAGGGTTCCGGAAg GGCATGGATCTTTATTTCCAAAGACATGATGGACAAGCTGTGACCTGTGAAGACTTCTATGCTGCTATGCGGGATGCAAATAGTGCAGACTTTTCTAACTTCTTATTATG GTATTCTCAAGCAGGGACACCTAGCGTTAAGGTTACTACTTCCTATGATCCTAATGCGCAGACATTTACTTTGAAGTTCAG TCAAGAAGTGCCTCCAACTCCTGGACAACCGGTGAAAGAACCAATGCTCATACCTGTTGCTGTTGGACTCCTCGATTCTACTGGAAAAGATATGCCcctctcttttatttataaCAATGGAAATCTGCAGGCACTCAAAAACGGCAATCAGCCAGTCTTTACCACTGTACTTCAAGTTAAAAAG AAGGAAGAAGAGTTTGTTTTCTCTGATATACCTGAGCGGCCAATTCCCTCACTCTTGAGAGGTTTTAGCGCTCCAATTCGTCTTGATTCTGATCTGATGGACAGTGATCTATTTTTCTTACTTGCACATGATTCAGATGAATTCAACAG ATGGGAGGCTGGTCAAGTATTAGCACGCAAGTTGATGCTGAATCTTGTAGCCGACTATCAGCAAAACAAGTCACTAGTTCTCAACCCAAATTTTGTTGATGGGATCAGAAGTATCCTGTGCAACTCAAGCTTGGATAAA GAATTTATTTCAAAGGCCATTACTTTACCTGGTGAAGGAGAGATTATGGACATGATGGCAGTTGCAGATCCTGATGCTGTTCATGCCGTTCGTACCTTCATTAAAAAGCAGCTGGCCCTCCAGCTAAAGGAAGAGTTTCTCGCCACT CTGAAAAACAATAGAAGCTCAGAACCATATGTTTTTGATCATCCAAGTATGGCTCGTCGGGCTTTGAAAAACACCTCTCTTG CCTATCTGGCATCATTGAATGAGCCGGAGCTCACTGAACTTGCATTGAATGAGTACAAGTCTGCAACTAATATGACTGAGCAGTTTGCCGCCTTAGCTGCCATTGCCCAAAATCCGGGTCAAGTCCGGGATGATGTCCTTGCTGATTTTTATAACAAGTGGCAGGATGACTTTTTG GTTGTGAATAAGTGGTTTGCTCTTCAAGCAATGTCAGATATTCCAGGGAATGTTGCTAATGTTCAAAAGCTGTTGTCTCACCCTGCTTTTGATTTACGCAATCCGAACAAG GTTTACTCACTAATAGGCGGATTCTGCGGATCACCTGTGAATTTCCACGCAAAAGATGGGTCAGGCTACAAGTTCTTGGGTGACGTCGTGTTACAACTTGACAAGATCAATCCTCAG GTTGCCTCCCGCATGGTGTCAGCCTTCTCGAGGTGGAGACGCTATGATGAGACCAGGCAAACTCTTGCTAAG GCACAATTGGAGATGATTATGTCGGCAAATGGACTCTCAGAGAATGTCTATGAGATTGCCTCGAAAAGTTTGGCTGCATAA
- the LOC109729012 gene encoding puromycin-sensitive aminopeptidase isoform X2 gives MDTPKEIFLKDYKMPDYLFDTVDLRFQLGEDKTIVSSKIAVLPRVEGISCPLVLHGRDVKLLSIKLDGKELKGEEYKLDSRYLTLTSPPSSAFTLEIITEIYPQNNTSLEGLYKTSGNFCTQCEAEGFRKITFYQDRPDVMAKYTCWIEADKSLYPVLLSNGNLVEQGDLENGKHYVLWEDPFKKPSYLFALVAGQLESREDSFVTCSGRKVALRIWTPAQDVPKTAHAMYSLKAAMKWDEEVFGLEYDLDLFNIVAVPDFNMGAMENKSLNIFNSKLVLASPETASDGDYAAILGVIGHEYFHNWTGNRVTCRDWFQLSLKEGLTVFRDQEFSSDLGSRTVKRIADVSRLRNYQFPQDAGPMAHPVRPHSYIKMDNFYTVTVYEKGAEVVRMYKTLLGSSGFRKGMDLYFQRHDGQAVTCEDFYAAMRDANSADFSNFLLWYSQAGTPSVKVTTSYDPNAQTFTLKFSQEVPPTPGQPVKEPMLIPVAVGLLDSTGKDMPLSFIYNNGNLQALKNGNQPVFTTVLQVKKKEEEFVFSDIPERPIPSLLRGFSAPIRLDSDLMDSDLFFLLAHDSDEFNRWEAGQVLARKLMLNLVADYQQNKSLVLNPNFVDGIRSILCNSSLDKEFISKAITLPGEGEIMDMMAVADPDAVHAVRTFIKKQLALQLKEEFLATLKNNRSSEPYVFDHPSMARRALKNTSLAYLASLNEPELTELALNEYKSATNMTEQFAALAAIAQNPGQVRDDVLADFYNKWQDDFLVVNKWFALQAMSDIPGNVANVQKLLSHPAFDLRNPNKVYSLIGGFCGSPVNFHAKDGSGYKFLGDVVLQLDKINPQVASRMVSAFSRWRRYDETRQTLAKAQLEMIMSANGLSENVYEIASKSLAA, from the exons ATGGATACTCCAAAAGAGATTTTCTTGAAGGATTACAAGATGCCTGACTATCTGTTTGACACG GTGGATCTGAGATTTCAGCTTGGCGAAGACAAAACTATAGTTTCGTCAAAAATAGCTGTTTTACCCAGAGTTGAAG GTATTTCTTGTCCTCTGGTTCTGCATGGGCGTGACGTAAAGCTATTGTCAATCAAACTTGACGGCAAGGAGCTGAAG GGGGAAGAATATAAATTGGACTCACGCTATCTGACTTTGACATCACCGCCTAGTTCTGCATTTACACTGGAGATTATTACAGAAATATATCCTCAGAACAATACATCCTTGGAG gGTTTATACAAGACCTCTGGTAATTTCTGTACCCAATGTGAGGCAGAAGGATTCAGGAAAATCACTTTTTATCAG GATCGCCCTGATGTGATGGCGAAATATACTTGTTGGATTGAAGCTGACAAATCACTCTATCCGGTACTATTATCAAATGGAAATCTTGTAGAACAAGGTGACCTCGAG AATGGCAAACATTATGTGCTTTGGGAGGATCCCTTCAAGAAACCCAGCTATTTGTTTGCATTAGTTGCTGGTCAATTGGAAAGCAGAGAAGACTCATTTGTGACTTGTTCTGGTCGGAAAGTAGCATTGAGAATCTGGACCCCTGCACAGGATGTACCAAAAACTGCCCATGCTATGTATTCTCTGAAGGCAGCAATGAAGTGGGACGAAGAA GTTTTTGGTCTTGAGTATGATCTTGACTTGTTCAACATTGTTGCTGTTCCTGATTTTAACAT GGGGGCCATGGAAAACAAGAGTTTGAAC ATATTTAATTCTAAGCTTGTCTTAGCATCGCCTGAAACTGCTTCAGATGGAGACTATGCTGCAATTTTGGGAGTTATCGGTCATGAG TATTTTCACAATTGGACTGGAAATCG AGTAACATGTCGAGATTGGTTCCAACTAAGTCTCAAAGAAGGTCTGACCGTCTTTAGAGATCAG GAATTTTCATCTGACTTGGGTAGTCGTACAGTTAAACGCATAGCTGATGTTTCAAGGCTGCGAAATTACCAGTTTCCACAG GATGCTGGCCCGATGGCACACCCTGTTCGACCACATTCATACATCAAG ATGGACAACTTCTATACAG TTACG GTTTATGAGAAG GGTGCCGAAGTTGTTAGAATGTACAAAACCTTGCTTGGGAGTTCAGGGTTCCGGAAg GGCATGGATCTTTATTTCCAAAGACATGATGGACAAGCTGTGACCTGTGAAGACTTCTATGCTGCTATGCGGGATGCAAATAGTGCAGACTTTTCTAACTTCTTATTATG GTATTCTCAAGCAGGGACACCTAGCGTTAAGGTTACTACTTCCTATGATCCTAATGCGCAGACATTTACTTTGAAGTTCAG TCAAGAAGTGCCTCCAACTCCTGGACAACCGGTGAAAGAACCAATGCTCATACCTGTTGCTGTTGGACTCCTCGATTCTACTGGAAAAGATATGCCcctctcttttatttataaCAATGGAAATCTGCAGGCACTCAAAAACGGCAATCAGCCAGTCTTTACCACTGTACTTCAAGTTAAAAAG AAGGAAGAAGAGTTTGTTTTCTCTGATATACCTGAGCGGCCAATTCCCTCACTCTTGAGAGGTTTTAGCGCTCCAATTCGTCTTGATTCTGATCTGATGGACAGTGATCTATTTTTCTTACTTGCACATGATTCAGATGAATTCAACAG ATGGGAGGCTGGTCAAGTATTAGCACGCAAGTTGATGCTGAATCTTGTAGCCGACTATCAGCAAAACAAGTCACTAGTTCTCAACCCAAATTTTGTTGATGGGATCAGAAGTATCCTGTGCAACTCAAGCTTGGATAAA GAATTTATTTCAAAGGCCATTACTTTACCTGGTGAAGGAGAGATTATGGACATGATGGCAGTTGCAGATCCTGATGCTGTTCATGCCGTTCGTACCTTCATTAAAAAGCAGCTGGCCCTCCAGCTAAAGGAAGAGTTTCTCGCCACT CTGAAAAACAATAGAAGCTCAGAACCATATGTTTTTGATCATCCAAGTATGGCTCGTCGGGCTTTGAAAAACACCTCTCTTG CCTATCTGGCATCATTGAATGAGCCGGAGCTCACTGAACTTGCATTGAATGAGTACAAGTCTGCAACTAATATGACTGAGCAGTTTGCCGCCTTAGCTGCCATTGCCCAAAATCCGGGTCAAGTCCGGGATGATGTCCTTGCTGATTTTTATAACAAGTGGCAGGATGACTTTTTG GTTGTGAATAAGTGGTTTGCTCTTCAAGCAATGTCAGATATTCCAGGGAATGTTGCTAATGTTCAAAAGCTGTTGTCTCACCCTGCTTTTGATTTACGCAATCCGAACAAG GTTTACTCACTAATAGGCGGATTCTGCGGATCACCTGTGAATTTCCACGCAAAAGATGGGTCAGGCTACAAGTTCTTGGGTGACGTCGTGTTACAACTTGACAAGATCAATCCTCAG GTTGCCTCCCGCATGGTGTCAGCCTTCTCGAGGTGGAGACGCTATGATGAGACCAGGCAAACTCTTGCTAAG GCACAATTGGAGATGATTATGTCGGCAAATGGACTCTCAGAGAATGTCTATGAGATTGCCTCGAAAAGTTTGGCTGCATAA